The proteins below are encoded in one region of Aspergillus nidulans FGSC A4 chromosome III:
- a CDS encoding purine biosynthesis protein purH (transcript_id=CADANIAT00005988), giving the protein MSQQKSAILSVYDKTGLLDLAKGLAKHNVRLLASGGTARMIREAGFPVEDVSAITHAPEMLGGRVKTLHPAVHGGILARDIESDEKDLADQNIAKVDFVVCNLYPFKETVNKVNVTIEEAVEEIDIGGVTLLRAAAKNHSRVTILSDPQDYPEFLKELEAGEITETSRRSYALKAFEHTADYDTAISGFFRKQYAGNGEKHLSLRYGTNPHQKPASACMPQGKLPFKALNGSPGYVNLLDALNAWALVKELKQALGYPAAASFKHVSPAGAAVGVPLSDKERKVYMVDDIAGIESSGLAQAYARARGADRMSSFGDVLALSDVVDVTTAKIISREVSDGVIAPGYEKEALEILSKKKGGKYLVLQMDDSYVPAGEETRTVYGVQLNQHRNDVVISPSKTFNTIITPKDLKTLPDAALRDLTVATIALKYTQSNSVCYALNGQVVGLGAGQQSRIHCTRLAGDKTDNWWMRFHERVLNIKWKAGTKRADKSNAIDLLCSGQTPRNEIEQAEYERVFEEVPAPFTQEERESWLKQLSEVAVSSDAFFPFIDNVFRAARSGVKYIAAPSGSQNDGPVFETAEKLGITFVEQGTRLFHH; this is encoded by the exons ATGTCTCAGCAAAAGTCAG CTATTCTCTCTGTCTACGACAAGACCGGTCTTCTGGACCTGGCAAAAGGCCTTGCCAAGCACAATGTCCGCCTGCTCGCCTCCGGTGGTACCGCGAGGATGATTCGGGAGGCAGGATTCCCAGTTGA AGATGTTTCAGCTATCACTCACGCACCTGAGATGCTGGGTGGTCGTGTAAAGACCCTCCACCCTGCCGTCCACGGCGGTATTCTTGCCCGTGATATTGAGTCCGACGAGAAGGATCTGGCCGATCAGAACATCGCCAAGGTCGATTTCGTTGTCTGCAACCTGTACCCGTTCAAAGAAACCGTCAACAAGGTTAACGTCACCATCGAagaggctgttgaggagattgatATTGGCGGTGTGACTTTGCTCCGTGCTGCGGCTAAGAACCACTCCCGCGTTACCATTCTCTCGGATCCCCAGGATTACCCCGAATTCctcaaggaactcgaggcAGGTGAGATCACCGAGACCAGCCGCCGATCCTACGCCCTCAAGGCCTTCGAACACACTGCGGACTACGATACTGCCATCTCTGGCTTCTTCCGCAAGCAATATGCTGGGAACGGCGAGAAGCACCTCTCTCTTCGCTACGGAACCAATCCCCATCAGAAGCCTGCGTCGGCTTGCATGCCTCAGGGCAAACTTCCTTTCAAGGCACTCAACGGCTCCCCCGGCTATGTCAATCTTCTAGATGCTCTCAACGCGTGGGCCCTCgtcaaggagctcaagcaGGCTCTCGGATACCCGGCTGCCGCGAGTTTCAAGCATGTGTCGCCGGCTGGTGCCGCTGTAGGTGTCCCTCTTAGCGATAAGGAGCGCAAGGTCTACATGGTCGACGATATTGCCGGCATTGAGTCCTCTGGATTGGCTCAGGCATATGCTCGTGCTCGGGGTGCAGACCGCATGTCCAGCTTTGGTGATGTCCTGGCTCTCAGCGATGTTGTGGACGTCACCACCGCCAAGATCATCTCCCGCGAGGTTTCGGACGGTGTCATCGCTCCTGGATACGAAAAGGAGGCGCTCGAGATCCTGTCTAAGAAGAAAGGTGGCAAGTACCTTGTCCTTCAAATGGACGACTCTTACGTGCCTGCCGGTGAGGAAACCCGTACTGTTTATGGTGTTCAGCTTAACCAGCACCGCAACGACGTTGTTATTTCTCCCTCCAAgaccttcaacaccatcattACTCCTAAGGATCTCAAGACCCTCCCCGATGCCGCTCTGAGGGATCTCACCGTGGCTACCATTGCTCTCAAATACACCCAGTCAAATTCGGTCTGCTACGCCCTTAATGGTCAGGTTGTTGGTCTGGGCGCTGGCCAGCAGAGCCGTATCCACTGCACTCGTCTTGCAGGTGACAAGACCGACAACTGGTGGATGCGTTTCCACGAACGTGTCTTGAATATCAAATGGAAGGCAGGCACCAAACGTGCTGACAAGAGCAACGCCATTGACCTGCTGTGCTCAGGTCAGACTCCTCGTAACGAGATTGAGCAGGCCGAGTACGAGCGCGTCTTCGAGGAGGTGCCTGCGCCATTCACACAGGAGGAGCGCGAATCCTGGCTCAAGCAGCTGAGCGAGGTTGCAGTCTCCTCGGACGCTTTC TTCCCCTTCATCGACAACGTTTTCCGCGCCGCCCGCTCTGGTGTCAAGTACATTGCTGCTCCCAGCGGTAGCCAAAATGACGGTCCTGTCTTCGAGACCGCGGAGAAGCTTGGCATTACCTTCGTCGAGCAAGGAACCCGTCTCTTCCACCACTAA